From a single Fulvivirga ulvae genomic region:
- a CDS encoding Na(+)-translocating NADH-quinone reductase subunit A, translating to MSKFIKLKKGFDINLAGKAEKKIVEVEQPETFAYKPSSFHGILRPKLKVKEGDTVKAGTPILFDKKNDKVLHVAPVSGEIVEIRRGEKRKLLEVVILADKTIEYEAFEKHTVSDINGLSRENIVDQMLGGGVWPNLVQRPYGVIADPSETPKSIFISAFDTHPLAPDYDLIFKGQEQYFQAGIDILKKLTPGAVHVNVNADAEVSPMFAHIKNVELNKFSGPHPAGNVGVQIHHLDPINKGDVVWTINPFGVIQIGKLFLEGKYDASRIIAVAGSEVKSPQYYKTYTGASIKRFVEGNLKNDHVRFVSGNALTGRRVAADGHLGFFDNLLTVLPEGDKYELFGWIKPTTQKLSFQRAFGLFSFLFPNKEYALDTNVKGEPRAFVQTGIFEKVTPMDILPTYLLKAILAEDFDDMESLGIYEIIEEDLALCEFIDVSKHDIQDIVREGLDLIRYS from the coding sequence ATGTCTAAATTCATCAAGCTAAAAAAAGGGTTTGATATCAACCTGGCGGGCAAGGCTGAGAAGAAGATCGTAGAAGTTGAACAACCAGAAACTTTCGCGTACAAGCCTTCAAGTTTTCACGGTATTTTAAGGCCGAAACTAAAAGTAAAGGAAGGGGACACTGTAAAAGCAGGTACACCTATACTTTTTGATAAAAAAAATGACAAAGTTCTACATGTTGCGCCGGTTAGCGGTGAGATCGTGGAGATCAGAAGAGGTGAAAAAAGAAAACTTCTTGAGGTTGTCATTTTGGCCGATAAAACCATCGAATACGAAGCATTCGAGAAACATACCGTATCAGATATCAATGGTTTATCCAGGGAAAACATAGTCGACCAGATGCTTGGTGGCGGTGTTTGGCCCAACCTTGTTCAAAGACCATACGGTGTTATTGCGGATCCTTCCGAAACGCCAAAATCTATTTTCATTTCTGCTTTCGATACTCATCCTTTGGCTCCTGATTATGATCTGATCTTTAAAGGTCAGGAACAGTATTTTCAGGCAGGTATTGATATCTTGAAAAAGCTGACGCCAGGTGCAGTGCATGTTAATGTCAATGCTGATGCGGAAGTATCACCAATGTTTGCACATATAAAGAATGTGGAACTGAATAAATTTTCAGGTCCGCATCCTGCAGGTAACGTTGGTGTTCAAATCCATCACCTTGATCCTATTAATAAAGGTGATGTTGTTTGGACGATCAATCCTTTTGGGGTAATTCAGATCGGTAAGCTCTTTCTTGAAGGCAAATACGATGCTTCAAGAATAATTGCCGTAGCCGGTTCAGAAGTGAAGAGCCCGCAGTATTACAAAACATATACCGGAGCATCTATTAAGAGATTTGTAGAAGGTAATCTCAAAAATGACCACGTAAGATTTGTTTCAGGCAATGCGCTGACAGGTAGAAGGGTTGCAGCTGATGGCCATTTGGGCTTTTTTGATAACCTGCTTACAGTACTGCCTGAGGGTGATAAATATGAGCTTTTCGGATGGATCAAGCCGACTACTCAAAAACTGAGTTTTCAGAGAGCGTTTGGCCTTTTCTCGTTCCTGTTCCCTAATAAAGAATATGCACTCGATACCAATGTTAAAGGTGAACCACGTGCTTTCGTACAAACAGGAATATTTGAAAAAGTAACTCCTATGGATATATTACCCACATATCTTCTGAAAGCTATTCTGGCTGAAGATTTTGATGATATGGAATCTCTGGGAATATATGAGATTATCGAGGAGGATCTTGCACTATGTGAATTTATAGATGTATCCAAGCATGATATACAAGATATAGTTCGTGAAGGCCTGGACTTAATACGGTATAGTTAA